CGCGAGAAGAAGTGCGTGATGTGGTCTCCGACGGATTCACCGAGCGTGAGAACCGTAATCGGGGTCATGCGGCTTGATCGCCATCGTCGACACGTCCGGACTGCTGGTGCTGTACAACCGCTCCGATCCTGACCACCTTGCCGCGCGCAAGGCTGCCGATCAGTGCGGTCTCCTCGTCGCCAACCCCCTCGCGCTCACCGAGGTGCACCAGGTCGCCACGGTCAGGGCCGGGCGCCGCGCCGCCGACGGCATCCTCCGATCCCTGACAGCTCGTACCGGAGAACTGCGCTTGGTGCTGGCTCCTCCGACGCCGGACATCCTCGATGCGGCGCTGACCGTACGGGCCCGGTACAGCTCGCTGGACCTGGATCTCGTGGACGCGGTGAATGTGGCGCTGGCGGCTGAGTACGACACCGACGCCGTTCTGACGAGAGATCTGCGGGACTTCAGGGTGCTACGGCCGCTTGCCGGGCGCTACGCCCATTTCAGGATCCTGCCGGACGATCTCTGAGCGGTGTCCATGTGACCCGGCCCTGCGGCTCAGTCCCCTTCCGTGCTCCCGCCCGCCGCCGTGGTGATCACGTCGTCCAGCACCTCCCGGGAGCGGCGCAGCTCGTCGATCTTGCGGTCGATGCGGTCGCGCTCCAGGGTCAGGTCGCCCACCAGGCGCGGGGTGGCGATCGCGGAGGGGCCGCCGTCCGTGTCGCGTACGCAGGGCAGCAGCTCGGCGATCTTGGAGCTGCACAGCCCGGCGGCGTAGAACTCCTGGATGCGGATCACGCGGTCGACCGCGCCCTCCGGGTAGTCGCGGTGGCCACCGGGGGTACGGTCGGCCTTCAGGATTCCCTGGGCCTCGTAGTAGCGCAGGGAGCGTTCGCTGACGCCCGTACGCCGGGCCAGCTCGCCGATCCGCATGATTGCCTCGCCTCCAGGACTTGAACCTGACACCGGTGTCAATTCTTACCGTTCCTGCATGACGAACGCATCCGCTTCCCCGCAGAAGCTCTTCGAGGCCGTCGCGCTCGGTCCCCTCACCCTTCCCCACCGCCTCGTGATGGCTCCGCTGACCCGGAACCGTGCCACCCCCGAGGGCGTGCCGACCCCGCTCATGGCCACCTACTACGCCCAGCGCGCCACGGCGGGACTGATCATCGCCGAGGCTTCCACCCCG
The DNA window shown above is from Streptomyces sp. Alt3 and carries:
- a CDS encoding type II toxin-antitoxin system VapC family toxin — protein: MIAIVDTSGLLVLYNRSDPDHLAARKAADQCGLLVANPLALTEVHQVATVRAGRRAADGILRSLTARTGELRLVLAPPTPDILDAALTVRARYSSLDLDLVDAVNVALAAEYDTDAVLTRDLRDFRVLRPLAGRYAHFRILPDDL
- a CDS encoding MerR family transcriptional regulator — translated: MRIGELARRTGVSERSLRYYEAQGILKADRTPGGHRDYPEGAVDRVIRIQEFYAAGLCSSKIAELLPCVRDTDGGPSAIATPRLVGDLTLERDRIDRKIDELRRSREVLDDVITTAAGGSTEGD